One stretch of Candidatus Binatia bacterium DNA includes these proteins:
- a CDS encoding acyl-CoA dehydrogenase, translating into MIDFELPPQVKQARDMVHMVAENMMRPIAREYDEREHEKPWDFLNAMWEASKATNPVSFGGGAKKDPGAPSVRNLQTVVSIEELSWGDAGLYLSIPNPGLGGAAVAAAGTPEQRERFLARFRSGPPKWGAMAITEPHCGSDTAAITTTAVRDGDHWVLNGTKIFVTSGKMAAQESDGFVVVWATVDKSAGRAGIKAFVVERGTPGMTVVKVEDKMGIRASDTAMIVFENCRIPLDNILGSPEVQRSTEGFKGAMATFDATRPAVAASAIGIGRAALDFVRAELEKQGIKIRYGVSRNKLTAIERDFMDMEAALQAARLLTWRAAWLMDQGRHNNLEASMAKAKAGLAVTQVTQKAVELLGPLGYSRKYLLEKWMRDAKINDIFEGTQQINLLVVARRILGYSSKELN; encoded by the coding sequence ATGATCGATTTCGAACTTCCCCCTCAGGTCAAACAGGCACGCGACATGGTGCACATGGTGGCCGAAAATATGATGCGCCCCATCGCACGCGAGTACGACGAGCGCGAACACGAAAAGCCATGGGACTTTCTCAACGCCATGTGGGAGGCCTCCAAAGCCACGAACCCGGTCAGTTTCGGTGGCGGAGCGAAGAAAGATCCTGGAGCGCCTTCTGTTCGCAATCTTCAAACCGTCGTTTCCATCGAGGAACTATCGTGGGGCGATGCGGGGCTATATCTTTCGATCCCCAATCCAGGGCTCGGCGGCGCCGCCGTTGCCGCGGCGGGGACTCCGGAACAGCGCGAGCGCTTCTTGGCGCGTTTCCGATCGGGTCCGCCAAAGTGGGGCGCTATGGCCATCACGGAACCACATTGTGGCTCGGACACGGCGGCCATTACGACCACTGCCGTGCGCGATGGCGACCATTGGGTGCTCAACGGTACGAAAATTTTTGTCACCAGCGGCAAAATGGCCGCACAGGAGTCGGATGGATTTGTCGTCGTGTGGGCGACGGTGGACAAATCCGCCGGTCGCGCCGGCATCAAAGCCTTCGTGGTGGAACGCGGCACACCCGGAATGACCGTCGTCAAGGTCGAGGACAAAATGGGCATTCGCGCCTCGGATACGGCCATGATCGTCTTCGAGAACTGCCGCATTCCGCTGGACAACATTCTGGGCAGCCCCGAGGTGCAGCGCTCGACCGAAGGCTTCAAAGGCGCGATGGCCACTTTCGACGCAACTCGCCCCGCTGTGGCTGCCAGTGCCATCGGGATCGGACGCGCCGCTTTAGATTTCGTCCGCGCAGAACTCGAGAAGCAAGGCATCAAGATCCGCTACGGCGTGTCGCGCAACAAGCTCACGGCGATCGAGCGAGACTTCATGGACATGGAGGCCGCGCTTCAGGCGGCACGCCTGCTCACCTGGCGCGCCGCCTGGTTGATGGATCAAGGCCGGCACAACAACCTCGAGGCCTCCATGGCCAAGGCCAAAGCCGGGCTCGCGGTGACGCAGGTGACGCAAAAGGCGGTCGAACTTCTCGGCCCACTCGGATACTCGCGGAAGTACTTACTCGAAAAGTGGATGCGGGATGCGAAGATCAACGACATCTTCGAGGGGACACAGCAAATCAACTTGTTGGTCGTTGCACGGCGCATCCTTGGCTACTCGAGCAAGGAGTTGAACTGA
- the atpD gene encoding ATP synthase subunit beta produces MNMGKITQVIGPVVDVEFPNGDLPPIYNALRVSNPSISSQPWNLVLEVAQHLGERTVRCIAMDATEGLKRGMPVQDTGGPIKVPVGPQVLGRILNVVGEPVDEAGPIEAQDYYPIHREPPKFVDQATEIQQFETGIKVVDLLTPYARGGKIGLFGGAGVGKTVFIQELISNVATHHGGYSVFGGVGERTREGNDLWLEMKESGVISKTALIYGQMNEPPGARARVGLTAVTTAEYFRDVEGKDVLLFIDNIFRFTQANSEVSALLGRIPSAVGYQPTLATDLGELQERITSTKRGAITSVQAIYVPADDLTDPAPATTFAHLDATTVLSRALTEIGIYPAVDPLDSTSRILDPNIVGEEHYRVARAVQEVLQRYKDLQDIIAILGMDELSEEDKLIVARARKIQKFLSQPFHVAEAFTNIKGVYVKLSDTIRGFKEIVEGKHDEVPEQAFYMVGTIEDALEKARRLAA; encoded by the coding sequence ATGAACATGGGAAAAATCACTCAGGTTATTGGTCCAGTCGTCGACGTGGAGTTCCCCAACGGCGACCTGCCTCCAATTTACAACGCGCTGCGGGTCAGCAACCCCTCGATCAGCAGCCAGCCGTGGAATCTCGTGCTCGAGGTGGCCCAACACCTCGGCGAGCGCACCGTGCGGTGCATTGCCATGGATGCCACCGAGGGACTCAAGCGCGGCATGCCGGTGCAGGACACCGGAGGACCCATCAAAGTGCCGGTCGGCCCGCAAGTGCTGGGCAGGATTCTCAACGTGGTCGGCGAGCCGGTGGACGAAGCTGGGCCCATCGAGGCGCAAGACTACTATCCAATCCACCGCGAGCCGCCGAAATTCGTGGACCAAGCCACGGAAATCCAGCAATTCGAAACGGGCATCAAGGTTGTGGACTTGCTCACCCCGTATGCCCGCGGCGGTAAGATTGGTCTCTTTGGCGGTGCGGGCGTGGGCAAGACCGTCTTCATCCAAGAGCTCATTTCCAACGTCGCCACGCACCATGGCGGGTATTCGGTGTTCGGCGGCGTCGGCGAACGCACCCGCGAAGGAAACGACCTGTGGCTGGAAATGAAAGAGTCGGGCGTGATTTCCAAAACCGCCCTGATTTACGGGCAAATGAACGAGCCACCTGGAGCTCGCGCCCGCGTGGGTCTCACAGCAGTGACCACCGCGGAGTACTTCCGCGATGTCGAAGGCAAAGACGTGCTATTGTTCATCGACAACATCTTCCGCTTCACCCAAGCAAACTCCGAGGTCTCCGCCTTGTTGGGCCGCATCCCTTCGGCCGTCGGTTACCAGCCCACCTTGGCCACGGACCTCGGCGAACTCCAAGAGCGCATCACCAGTACCAAGCGCGGGGCGATCACGTCCGTGCAGGCCATTTACGTGCCGGCGGACGACCTGACGGACCCGGCCCCCGCCACCACTTTCGCGCACTTGGACGCCACCACCGTGCTCTCCCGCGCGCTGACGGAAATCGGGATTTACCCGGCCGTGGATCCGCTGGATTCGACCTCGCGCATTCTCGACCCGAACATCGTCGGAGAAGAGCACTATCGAGTCGCTCGGGCCGTGCAAGAAGTTCTGCAGCGCTACAAAGACCTGCAAGACATCATTGCCATCCTCGGCATGGACGAGCTGTCGGAAGAGGACAAGCTCATTGTCGCCCGCGCGCGCAAAATTCAAAAGTTTCTCTCGCAGCCGTTCCACGTGGCCGAAGCGTTCACGAACATCAAAGGTGTCTACGTCAAACTGTCGGATACCATCCGCGGCTTTAAAGAGATTGTCGAAGGCAAGCACGACGAGGTGCCCGAGCAAGCCTTTTACATGGTGGGCACGATCGAAGACGCTCTCGAAAAGGCACGCCGCCTCGCTGCGTAA
- the gyrA gene encoding DNA gyrase subunit A, with amino-acid sequence MEETLRGHRIPVNIEDEMRQSFMDYALSVIISRAVPDARDGLKPVQRRILYAMYDLGNEWNKPYKKSARVVGDVIGKYHPHGDAPVYEAVARMAQDFSMRYPLIDGQGNFGSIDGDPPAAMRYTEIRMARIASELLADIDKETVDFVPNYDETLQEPVVLPSRIPNLLINGAAGIAVGMATSIPPHNLNEVVEALIALVEHPDLTVEDLMEYVAGPDFPTGALILGRQGIQEAYRTGRGSIPVRGRATIETEGKNGRQSIVITEIPYQVNKARLIERIAELVNEKRITGIADLRDESDREGLRIVVDLKRDAVPEVVLNQLYKLSDLQTTFNVAMLAIVDRRPRLLNLREALQVFLDHRRHVIVRRTSYELRQAEERLHILDGLKAALDHLDEVIQLIRAARDPAEARAALMGRLALSERQAQAILDMRLQRLTSLEREKLLQEREEVIARIARYRQILADDREVSALIVEELREIQKQYGDARRTEIVEDVGELSREDLVPDEEVVVTISHAGYVKRSPLSEYRSQRRGGRGLIGATTREEDFVEHLFVASTHAYLLVFTTSGKVFWLKVYEIPQAARAARGKAIVNLLELNGEEKISAVLPVRNFEEDCYVFFATRKGTVKKTPLQAFANPRRAGIAAISLAEGDEVIGVRLTDGRQEIILSTAEGQSIRFREEEVRPMGRTAAGVRGIALDGGDSVVGVDVVDPEATLLAVSEKGFGKRTPMDEYRVQSRGGKGIITMRVTERTGKVVGVRMVRDEDEAMLVTDSGRVIRFPVRDVSVIGRNTQGVRLIELDGEERVVALARLAERDSENHGEPTGGSGNGAPPSPPEASAGSGSDTLH; translated from the coding sequence ATGGAAGAAACCCTTCGAGGCCACCGTATCCCCGTGAACATCGAAGACGAGATGCGCCAGTCGTTTATGGACTATGCGCTCTCCGTCATCATTAGCCGTGCTGTGCCGGACGCGCGTGACGGCCTGAAGCCCGTGCAGCGGCGCATTTTGTACGCCATGTACGACTTGGGCAACGAGTGGAACAAGCCATATAAGAAATCCGCTCGCGTCGTGGGCGACGTGATCGGTAAGTACCACCCCCATGGGGATGCCCCTGTGTACGAAGCGGTGGCACGCATGGCTCAAGATTTTTCCATGCGCTACCCGCTGATCGACGGGCAGGGAAACTTCGGCTCGATCGACGGGGATCCCCCAGCGGCCATGCGATACACGGAAATTCGTATGGCCAGGATTGCCAGCGAACTGCTGGCCGACATTGACAAAGAAACGGTGGACTTCGTCCCCAACTACGACGAGACCTTGCAAGAACCGGTCGTGCTGCCGTCGCGCATCCCAAACCTGCTCATCAACGGCGCGGCGGGCATTGCCGTGGGGATGGCCACGAGTATCCCACCACACAATTTGAACGAAGTCGTCGAGGCCTTAATTGCCCTCGTGGAGCACCCCGACCTCACGGTTGAAGATCTAATGGAATATGTCGCGGGCCCGGACTTTCCAACCGGCGCGTTGATCCTGGGGCGCCAGGGAATCCAGGAGGCGTACCGTACCGGACGGGGCAGCATACCCGTGCGGGGGCGAGCCACGATCGAAACGGAAGGCAAAAACGGCCGCCAAAGCATCGTGATCACGGAAATCCCTTACCAGGTCAACAAGGCCCGCTTGATCGAGCGTATCGCGGAACTCGTGAACGAAAAGCGCATCACGGGAATTGCCGACCTCCGCGACGAGTCGGACCGCGAGGGTTTGCGCATTGTGGTGGACTTGAAACGCGACGCCGTGCCCGAAGTGGTGCTGAATCAGCTTTATAAGCTGTCGGACTTACAAACCACGTTCAACGTGGCCATGCTGGCGATTGTGGACCGGCGGCCGCGACTGCTCAATTTGCGCGAGGCACTGCAGGTTTTTCTCGATCATCGCCGGCACGTAATCGTGCGCCGCACGAGCTACGAGTTGCGACAAGCCGAGGAGCGACTCCATATCCTCGATGGGCTCAAGGCAGCACTGGACCACTTGGACGAGGTGATCCAGCTCATTCGCGCGGCTCGGGATCCGGCGGAGGCACGCGCCGCACTCATGGGCCGCCTGGCCTTGAGCGAGCGCCAGGCGCAGGCCATCTTGGACATGCGGCTGCAGCGCCTGACCAGCTTGGAGCGGGAAAAGCTGCTCCAGGAGCGCGAGGAAGTGATCGCGCGGATTGCACGCTACCGGCAAATTCTGGCAGACGATCGCGAGGTCTCGGCCCTGATCGTCGAGGAATTGCGCGAAATCCAAAAACAGTACGGTGACGCTCGTCGCACGGAAATCGTCGAAGATGTGGGGGAACTCTCGCGCGAGGACCTCGTGCCCGACGAGGAGGTCGTGGTCACGATTTCCCATGCAGGCTATGTGAAACGAAGCCCATTGAGCGAGTACCGTTCGCAACGACGGGGAGGGCGGGGACTGATTGGGGCGACCACGCGGGAGGAAGACTTCGTGGAACACCTCTTCGTGGCCTCGACGCATGCCTACCTGCTAGTGTTCACGACATCCGGGAAGGTGTTTTGGCTCAAAGTGTACGAAATCCCCCAAGCGGCGCGGGCCGCGCGCGGCAAAGCCATCGTGAATTTGCTGGAGCTGAACGGTGAGGAAAAAATTTCGGCCGTTCTGCCGGTCCGGAACTTCGAAGAAGACTGCTACGTCTTTTTTGCGACGCGCAAAGGCACGGTGAAGAAGACGCCGCTCCAGGCGTTCGCAAACCCCCGCCGAGCGGGAATCGCGGCGATTTCCTTGGCAGAGGGAGACGAAGTCATCGGGGTGCGACTGACGGATGGCCGCCAGGAAATCATCCTGTCCACCGCAGAAGGACAATCGATCCGCTTCCGCGAAGAGGAAGTCCGGCCCATGGGCCGCACGGCTGCAGGGGTGCGCGGCATCGCGTTGGATGGCGGCGACAGCGTGGTCGGGGTGGACGTGGTGGACCCAGAGGCGACGTTGCTCGCCGTCTCCGAGAAGGGCTTCGGCAAGCGAACGCCCATGGATGAATACCGCGTGCAGTCGCGCGGCGGGAAGGGCATCATTACCATGCGCGTGACCGAGCGCACGGGAAAAGTTGTCGGGGTGCGCATGGTGCGGGACGAAGACGAGGCGATGTTAGTGACGGACTCGGGCCGAGTGATCCGCTTTCCGGTTCGAGACGTTTCCGTCATCGGCCGCAACACCCAAGGAGTGCGACTGATCGAGCTCGACGGTGAGGAGCGAGTGGTCGCATTGGCTCGCCTTGCGGAACGCGATAGCGAGAACCACGGCGAACCAACTGGCGGATCTGGGAACGGCGCGCCCCCCTCGCCGCCAGAAGCCAGTGCTGGCTCGGGGAGCGATACTCTCCACTGA
- the atpG gene encoding ATP synthase gamma chain — protein sequence MASLKAIRKRIASVKNTQKITKAMKMVSAAKLRRAQEAATNARAYAEKLSELMRHVAGSVNDTPHPLLQSRERVQRVDLLLVTADRGLCGAYNSNLIRHAEQLLAQYGRQAVRMTFVGRRGFDYFKKRGVLIAEKYINLFGGPDLALAQRLADQLARAYAEGHCDAVFVLYSHFRSALSQVPTVEQLLPIVPAEALASSPREYVTEPDTHTLLDRLLRQYVRVLVHRAFLEAQASEHAARMTAMDSATTNAADMIDRLTLEMNRARQAAITKELMEIVSGAEALKG from the coding sequence ATGGCAAGCCTCAAGGCAATCCGCAAACGCATCGCTTCGGTCAAAAACACGCAAAAGATCACCAAGGCGATGAAAATGGTGTCGGCCGCCAAATTGCGCCGCGCGCAAGAAGCGGCCACGAATGCTCGCGCCTATGCCGAGAAACTCAGCGAGCTGATGCGGCACGTGGCCGGGAGCGTCAACGACACGCCGCATCCGCTATTGCAGAGTCGCGAACGAGTCCAGCGCGTGGACCTGTTGTTGGTCACCGCCGACCGCGGCTTGTGCGGCGCTTACAACAGCAACTTGATCCGGCACGCAGAGCAATTGCTCGCCCAGTATGGACGGCAAGCCGTGCGCATGACCTTCGTTGGCCGGCGTGGCTTCGACTACTTCAAAAAACGCGGTGTGCTCATCGCCGAAAAGTACATCAACTTGTTTGGCGGCCCGGATCTCGCTCTCGCACAGCGGTTGGCGGATCAGTTAGCTCGCGCGTACGCCGAAGGGCATTGCGATGCCGTATTCGTGCTGTACAGCCATTTTCGCTCGGCACTCTCGCAAGTGCCCACGGTCGAGCAACTCTTGCCGATCGTTCCGGCAGAAGCGCTGGCATCCAGTCCCCGGGAATACGTCACCGAGCCCGATACGCATACCTTGCTCGACCGCTTGCTCCGCCAGTACGTGCGGGTTCTCGTCCATCGAGCCTTCCTGGAGGCGCAAGCGAGCGAACATGCCGCACGCATGACTGCCATGGACAGCGCAACGACCAACGCCGCCGACATGATCGACCGCTTGACGTTGGAGATGAACCGCGCCCGTCAAGCGGCCATCACAAAGGAACTCATGGAAATCGTCAGCGGAGCAGAAGCACTGAAGGGATGA
- the yrbE gene encoding putative oxidoreductase YrbE, with translation MATTRIGLIGAGLIGCTHAAVLQQISTAFPGRIEFSGVADPDAAARERAVSLFGFKQAFADGHDLLDRVPLEAVFVCSPTAFHAEFVVHAAQRGTAIFCEKPLAMSCVEGARMLEAVERYGVPHQIGLVLRFSAVYTVMRAMMREEALGEPMAVIFRDDQVFPIRGIHHTPWRADRTLTAGGTLIEHGVHDLDLLTWLFGSPSRLQAWVRNLAGHPGIEDYVAVELWFPNGLQAQLVNVWHDMVQRPSNRRLEIFCRRGFLASDADFLGPLQWQLGDGPETTMPDTEVLQRFCSIAAVEPPALKEFAGVAYLMQDLAFLTALWTKTRPSPGIEVGLQAQRLAEAAYLSARCGEPVDLPVPPTGELCRSSR, from the coding sequence ATGGCCACCACGAGGATTGGTTTGATCGGTGCCGGCCTGATTGGCTGCACGCACGCTGCCGTCTTACAGCAAATTTCTACGGCGTTTCCGGGGCGGATCGAGTTCAGTGGGGTTGCCGATCCTGATGCCGCGGCTCGCGAGCGGGCTGTGAGCTTGTTCGGCTTCAAACAAGCCTTTGCGGATGGGCACGACCTACTGGACCGGGTGCCGTTGGAAGCTGTTTTCGTTTGCTCGCCCACAGCCTTTCATGCCGAATTTGTCGTCCATGCGGCCCAGCGCGGGACCGCTATTTTTTGTGAAAAACCACTGGCCATGTCGTGTGTGGAAGGGGCGCGCATGCTCGAGGCCGTGGAGCGCTATGGCGTCCCGCATCAAATCGGTCTCGTCCTCCGCTTCTCCGCGGTATACACCGTGATGCGGGCGATGATGCGCGAAGAGGCGCTGGGCGAGCCGATGGCCGTGATCTTTCGCGACGATCAAGTTTTTCCCATCCGCGGCATCCACCATACCCCTTGGCGAGCGGACCGCACGTTGACTGCCGGCGGGACGTTGATCGAACATGGCGTCCACGACCTGGACTTGCTCACCTGGCTCTTTGGCTCCCCGAGCCGCCTGCAAGCGTGGGTGCGCAACCTAGCCGGCCACCCGGGAATCGAGGACTACGTGGCCGTGGAACTGTGGTTCCCCAACGGCTTGCAAGCGCAACTGGTCAATGTGTGGCACGACATGGTGCAACGCCCCTCCAATCGCCGGCTGGAGATTTTTTGCCGGCGCGGTTTCCTCGCAAGCGATGCCGATTTTCTCGGGCCTTTGCAGTGGCAGCTTGGCGACGGTCCGGAAACAACCATGCCGGACACGGAAGTGTTACAGCGCTTTTGCTCGATCGCCGCAGTCGAGCCGCCTGCGCTCAAGGAGTTCGCCGGTGTCGCTTATCTGATGCAAGACTTGGCATTCCTCACGGCTTTGTGGACGAAGACGCGTCCCTCGCCGGGCATCGAGGTTGGGCTGCAAGCGCAGCGGTTGGCCGAAGCGGCGTATCTATCCGCCCGCTGCGGCGAGCCCGTCGACTTGCCCGTTCCTCCGACTGGTGAACTGTGCCGAAGTTCTCGTTAA
- a CDS encoding acyl-CoA dehydrogenase encodes MVSFEPSEEQRLIRDTVAEFARERVRPQARASDETGEIPSELIQQGWELGLTQALIPEAYGGAGEAHSAVTSVLAIEELAWADLSIACHLLAPRLLVVPVVEAGTEEQKDAILPRYAQANFAAATAAVVEPRWDFDLAELSVTATLENGSYVLQGTKCFVPLASVAEHLAVFARLQGSDEVGVFLVDRSTPGVSILEREKNMGLKGLATYEVAFERCRLPAERRLGGPSGCDVNRLLNLQRVALAAAAVGVARASFEYARDYAKERKAFGVYIAQKQAIAFMLAEMAIEIDAARLLTWEAAWKLDRGEDATREAVLAKQYAANMALMVADRGVQILGGHGYIRDHLVELFLRNARGFATFEGLLTA; translated from the coding sequence ATGGTGAGTTTCGAACCGTCCGAAGAACAACGCCTGATCCGCGATACCGTAGCGGAGTTTGCCCGCGAGCGGGTCCGGCCGCAGGCACGCGCGAGCGATGAGACGGGGGAAATTCCCTCCGAACTCATCCAACAAGGCTGGGAACTCGGGCTCACGCAGGCTCTCATTCCGGAGGCATACGGCGGGGCGGGCGAAGCTCACAGCGCGGTTACGAGCGTCTTGGCGATCGAGGAGCTGGCGTGGGCGGATCTTTCTATCGCTTGCCACTTGCTGGCCCCGCGTCTGCTGGTTGTGCCCGTGGTCGAGGCCGGAACCGAGGAACAAAAGGACGCCATTCTTCCCCGCTATGCTCAGGCTAATTTCGCAGCGGCGACGGCAGCGGTAGTCGAGCCGCGCTGGGATTTCGATCTTGCCGAGCTGTCCGTTACGGCGACGCTGGAAAACGGTAGCTACGTGTTACAAGGCACGAAGTGTTTCGTCCCGCTCGCGTCCGTGGCCGAGCATCTTGCTGTGTTTGCTCGTTTGCAGGGCAGTGACGAAGTGGGCGTGTTCCTGGTGGATCGCTCCACACCCGGCGTGAGCATCCTCGAACGGGAGAAGAATATGGGACTCAAGGGGCTCGCGACCTACGAGGTGGCGTTCGAGCGCTGCCGTCTGCCGGCCGAGCGGCGTCTCGGTGGCCCCAGCGGGTGCGACGTCAACCGCTTGCTGAACCTGCAACGTGTTGCACTGGCCGCCGCCGCTGTAGGTGTCGCCCGGGCATCGTTCGAGTACGCGCGCGACTATGCCAAAGAGCGCAAGGCTTTCGGCGTGTACATTGCGCAAAAGCAAGCCATTGCCTTCATGCTGGCGGAAATGGCCATCGAGATCGACGCGGCACGGCTCCTCACCTGGGAGGCAGCTTGGAAACTCGACCGCGGAGAAGATGCCACGCGCGAAGCGGTACTCGCTAAACAGTACGCCGCCAATATGGCGCTCATGGTTGCCGACCGCGGCGTCCAGATTCTCGGCGGGCACGGATACATCCGCGACCATCTCGTGGAGCTCTTTCTCCGCAATGCACGTGGATTTGCGACCTTCGAAGGGTTGCTGACTGCGTAA
- the atpC gene encoding ATP synthase epsilon chain: MATRLLLRVVTPKQSVLETEVQEVTAPGTVGEFGVLPDHVTFLSSLECGVLRYRKNQREAAMAIRGGFAEVRDNVMTVLADEAVSAEEIVVDATRQELAEAEAALQRAPFGSTEYAQAESEKRWAEARLAASRARSTPS, translated from the coding sequence ATGGCTACCCGATTGCTCCTCCGCGTTGTCACTCCCAAACAATCCGTGCTGGAAACCGAGGTGCAGGAGGTGACTGCCCCAGGCACGGTTGGCGAGTTCGGTGTACTGCCGGACCACGTTACGTTTCTTTCCTCGCTCGAATGTGGGGTTCTGCGCTACCGCAAAAACCAGCGCGAAGCTGCCATGGCCATCCGTGGCGGCTTTGCGGAGGTGCGCGACAACGTGATGACCGTTCTCGCGGACGAGGCCGTATCGGCCGAGGAGATCGTCGTGGATGCGACCCGCCAGGAGCTCGCCGAGGCCGAGGCTGCACTCCAGCGCGCTCCGTTCGGCTCGACCGAGTACGCCCAAGCCGAGAGCGAAAAGCGCTGGGCGGAAGCCCGCCTGGCAGCGAGCCGTGCACGCTCGACCCCTTCGTGA
- a CDS encoding oxidoreductase: MAKLTSFAGLRAVVTGASSGIGELLAKRLAREGTEVALVARRQEELKRVAEEIQERGGRALVVPADVASRAEVFAAAERILAEFGAVELLVNNAGYGGHRSFLEWDLDDMERMMRVNYFGTVYWTKALLPRMIERRRGWVVIMASVAGKLGVPDESAYAATKFAQVGLAEALSYEVEDLGVHVMTVCPGAVDTPFFDAQTRRRMPEVAKRLMIPPERVVDAVIAGLRAGKHEVTVPSFIRASYVVRALAPGILRRNTKRVAMPAA, from the coding sequence ATGGCAAAGCTTACGTCATTTGCTGGCCTGCGCGCCGTAGTGACCGGGGCCTCCAGTGGCATCGGGGAGCTTCTCGCCAAACGACTCGCGCGCGAGGGCACCGAGGTGGCGTTGGTCGCTCGACGCCAGGAGGAACTGAAACGCGTGGCGGAGGAAATTCAGGAACGCGGAGGGCGGGCCTTAGTCGTTCCAGCCGACGTGGCCAGTCGTGCCGAGGTGTTCGCTGCCGCGGAGCGCATCCTGGCGGAGTTCGGTGCGGTTGAACTCCTGGTGAACAATGCAGGCTACGGTGGCCATCGCTCGTTCCTGGAGTGGGACCTCGACGACATGGAGCGCATGATGCGCGTCAACTACTTCGGTACGGTGTATTGGACGAAGGCGCTGCTTCCTCGAATGATCGAGCGACGCCGGGGTTGGGTTGTGATTATGGCTTCCGTGGCAGGCAAACTGGGCGTTCCCGATGAGAGTGCGTATGCAGCAACGAAGTTTGCGCAGGTCGGGCTTGCCGAAGCGTTATCCTACGAAGTGGAGGACTTGGGCGTTCACGTCATGACCGTATGTCCCGGCGCTGTGGACACGCCCTTTTTCGACGCCCAGACGCGCCGGCGAATGCCCGAGGTAGCCAAACGCCTGATGATTCCGCCCGAGCGCGTGGTGGATGCCGTCATCGCCGGCTTGCGCGCGGGCAAGCACGAAGTCACCGTGCCCTCGTTCATTCGGGCCAGCTACGTGGTCCGTGCGCTGGCACCGGGTATCTTACGTCGGAATACGAAACGTGTGGCAATGCCCGCCGCTTAG
- a CDS encoding TetR family transcriptional regulator: MPEQASPSREDSRRDLLNVAIDCFAKYGYAATSIDRIAKAAGVTKGALYYHFKDKEELLFESVKHRLGQFERRVVQEIAPVADPADSIRALGRICHDHATKSNHRRLIVTLLVEALDTYPALDRLFRDMMRRFRGFIAGLVDRGKAGGRFRAEVDSQLAASIFAGSVMGLEIQYYQDPAGFDLRRALEANSEQFIAWLSAPHPRAKRSKRGGL, from the coding sequence ATGCCCGAACAGGCCAGTCCGTCCCGTGAAGATTCTCGCCGGGATTTATTGAACGTGGCGATCGATTGTTTCGCGAAATACGGCTACGCGGCAACCTCCATCGACCGGATTGCGAAGGCAGCCGGAGTGACAAAGGGGGCTTTGTATTACCATTTCAAAGACAAGGAAGAACTGCTCTTCGAATCGGTCAAACACCGGCTCGGGCAGTTCGAGCGCCGGGTGGTGCAAGAAATTGCTCCGGTTGCCGATCCGGCCGATTCCATTCGGGCGCTCGGGCGTATATGCCACGACCACGCCACCAAGAGCAATCACCGCCGGCTCATTGTGACGCTACTCGTCGAGGCTCTCGACACGTATCCCGCGCTCGACCGTTTGTTTCGCGACATGATGCGGCGCTTCCGCGGCTTCATTGCCGGCCTTGTGGATCGGGGCAAGGCGGGCGGGCGCTTCCGCGCCGAGGTGGACTCGCAGTTGGCCGCCAGCATTTTTGCCGGCTCGGTCATGGGGCTGGAAATTCAATATTACCAAGATCCCGCAGGTTTCGACCTGCGCCGTGCTTTGGAAGCAAACTCTGAGCAGTTCATCGCTTGGCTGAGCGCACCACATCCACGAGCCAAGCGCAGCAAAAGAGGAGGACTTTAA